The Vigna unguiculata cultivar IT97K-499-35 chromosome 6, ASM411807v1, whole genome shotgun sequence genome contains a region encoding:
- the LOC114188150 gene encoding calmodulin has protein sequence MADQLTDDQIAEFKEAFSLFDKDGDGCITTKELGTVMRSLGQNPTEAELQDMINEVDADGNGTIDFPEFLNLMARKMKDTDSEEELKEAFRVFDKDQNGFISAAELRHVMTNLGEKLTDEEVDEMIREADVDGDGQINYEEFVKVMMAK, from the exons ATGGCCGACCAGCTCACCGACGACCAGATCGCCGAGTTCAAGGAGGCCTTCAGCCTCTTCGACAAGGATGGCGATG GTTGCATTACCACCAAGGAACTTGGGACTGTAATGCGGTCACTTGGGCAAAACCCAACTGAGGCAGAGCTGCAGGACATGATAAATGAGGTTGATGCTGATGGCAACGGAACCATCGATTTCCCAGAATTCCTGAACCTGATGGCTCGCAAGATGAAAGACACTGATTCAGAGGAGGAGCTTAAGGAAGCATTCCGTGTGTTCGACAAGGATCAGAATGGTTTTATCTCTGCTGCTGAGCTCCGCCATGTTATGACAAATCTGGGGGAGAAGCTGACCGACGAGGAGGTTGATGAGATGATTCGCGAGGCTGATGTTGATGGCGATGGGCAGATCAACTATGAGGAGTTTGTCAAAGTGATGATGGCCAAGTGA